In Thermodesulfobacteriota bacterium, the DNA window CAAGCGCCTTGCGGGACCGGAGCAGGACCAGATCGCTGACCGAGCCCGTGAATCCCATCTCCCGCATATCCTGCTCGTCGTAGCTGGTCAGCACGGTGACCGCCAGGATCTTCACGTCGCCTTTGCTGGCCACCGCCGCTCGGATGATCGGATCGTTGCCATGAACCGTCGCGAAGGTGACCCCGTGGCTCCTGAGCTGCTCTACCGCCAGGCGAACGGTTTCCGGGATGTCGAAGAACTTGAGATCCACCATCACCTTGTTGCCCCGTTCGACGATGGCATCGACCACCGGCCAGCCGCCGGCCAAAAAAAGCTGCAGCCCAACCTTGAAGAACCGGATGTGGCGGTCCAGCCGGGCGACCCACTGCTTTGCCAGCTCGGGGTCGGAGAAATCGAGCGCAAAGATGATCCGTTCGTCCAGGGGGATGTCTTTCATGGTCTGGCAGGCCAAAGGCAGGGGATGAAGGTCAAGACCGGCGCTTCGGGATACGCTCCACTACCGCATTCACCCCCGTTTGACAAGGCTTTTGTCGCCATGGCCGCCCCCGCCGGGAGCCTCTGTCAGAAGCGGCAGCGCAGCTCGGCCCAGAGGCTGCGACCTGCCAAAGGATAGTCGTTGGGGATGGTGGCTGGGCCGGGTGCCTTGGCGGTCTGGTCGAAGAGGTTGCGGGCCGCGCACTCATTTTGACGCGCCCCGCGTATGGCAGCCCACAGGTCCCATAGCTCCGTGGACCCATAGGACTTATAGGACCTATAGGACCTGCGGGAGATCACCATGGAGGATTGCCGGCGTTTCACCCAGTTGGGTGCGCCCCGCCCAGGGCAACTCACTCGCCGGCGCCGTCGATGATCTCGCTGGACAGGCCCAAGGCCTCCCGGTTGAGCGTGAGCCCGATGCGGCCCGCGGTCCTGGTGTTGAGGATCAGCCGGGTGCCCAGGGGCGGCTCCACGCCCAGCTCCCGGGCCGGCTCGCCGGCCAAGAGCCGCCGGGCCATGGCCGCCGCCTGATGGCCGATGGCCGTGTGGTCCGGATCGACGGCGGCCAGGAGCCCCACCGAGGCAATGCTCCGGGACGGCCCGAGACAAGGGAGCCGATCCCGGACGCAACGCTTGGTCAGCCAGCCGATGTTGTCCAGGGTGTAGAGCACCGGGTCCGGGATGATCCAGAAGGCATCGATCCGGCCTTCCATCCCCCGGACGACGGGCTGCAGATCCTGGGGCCGGCTCAGCGGCTCGGCCACCAGCTCCAAGCCGAGCAGCGCTGCCTGGACCCTGGCCTCGGCCACCATCTGCCCGGAATGCTCCTGGCTGTAAACCACCCCGATCCGCTGCGCCTGGGGGCAGATCATGGCCAGATAGGCAAAGAGGCTGCCGGGCCCGGTCTCCAGGGCGACCCCGGTGACATTGGCCTGGCCCTCGGCCAGCTGGTAGCGCTCCCAGTTGAGGACCATGGCAAAGAGCACCGGGATCTCGGGGTAATCGGCGGTCCAGGTCTTGGCGACATAGGCCGCCTTGGCGCCCAGGGCAAAGATCAGGGCAGGCCGGGCGGCGAGGATCTGGCCCATCACCGCCGGCGCCCGTTGCACATCCCCCCCCAGCTGGAACACTTGGACCGGCAGAGCCAGCTCGGAATTGAAGGCCGCCAGCGGCGCACCATAGGCCTGGTCGTCGTCGCTCAGGAGCACGACCACCGGGCCTGCCGCCCAACCGGAGCCGGCCAGGCAGGTGCCGAGCAGCAGCAGGGCTGCCAGCCAGCTAATGAGGGATTTCCTGCCAGCCATCGATTCCCAGCATCTCCATGATCGGCATGCGCACCGGCCTCGTCTCCTCGGCCAGAAAAAGCCTCGTCAGCTGTGCCAGGCGCTCGGGGGATACCACCCCCGGCCGGTAGCACAAGACCGGCAGCGGGATGGGCTTTGTGGCCCGCACGGTCTCCACCCGCTGCACCAGCCGCGGATTCACCTTGGCCAGGGCCTCCATGTTCTCCGGCACCACGAGGGCGGCATCCACGTGCTGCAGGGCCAAGGCGAAAAGGGCATCCACGTCCTTGGGCACCACCACGATGTTGAAGGCCGGCTTGGGCTCCTCCGGGGCCGGGAAAAGGATCTCACTCAGGAGCTCCCGCCCCTTGGGCCCGAAGGTGGTCATGGCCAGGGTGCGGTGGCGCAGCCCGTCGAGCCCAGGCCCGGTGCCCCGGGCCACAACCAGGACCTTGCGATAGGAGGTGCTGCCCTGGCGCACCGGCGCCAGAAGCGGCCGCACCCCGAGGTCCTGGCCATGGCGCTCCAGGTACCACGACGGCAGCAGCAGGAAGGCCGGCGGCTCGGCCGCCAGCTGCTGCACGAAATCGGTCAGGTGGGCGAAGGGCTGGAAGGACAGCGGAAAGCCGGCCTCAGCCAGAAAGCCGTCCATGGTGGCCTTGAGCAGGCCGAGATTGCTCTGCGGTGAGTCGGGATTGAAGTAGTAGAAGCTCGCCGGCGGGACGCCGGCGGCCGGAGACGACGACGCCAGCAAGCAGCCAAGAAGGCCCAACAGGGCGCAAGCCCTGGCAAGGCGAGTCCGAGGCAGGCTCATCGAGAGGCCACTGGCCATCGGCAATGGGCGGGGAGCCCGGCTGGAGAAGGCAGCACTGATCGGCACCACAAGGTCTGCGCCACGTTACCAGGGCGACCGCGGCGGCGTCAACCCTGCCCTTCCCGCCGGCGGCCCCAGCCGCCGGTCGCCAGGTACTCCTTGAGGAGCTGCGGGTAGAGGCGGGGGTTGAACAGGATGTTGGTCAGAAAATAGCACTCGTGGGTGCAGTGACAGCCGCCATGGTCGATGGCGGCCAGCACCCGGCGGGCCCGGGGGGCGGCCAGCAGGGGCCGCAGGTCGCCTCCCGTCTCCCGGATGTTGCCCATGGGCAGGTGGAAGGCCTCGCACGGAAACAGCATACCGGTCTCGGTCAGGACCAGGTTGAGGCGGCCGGCGTAGCAGGGGATGAGGCGCTGCTGCTGCCGGGCGGTGGCCAGGATCAGCCGGCGCTGCAGGAGATCCTGGGCGGCCTTCAGACCGGCGCCGCCAAAGCGGTAGCGCCGGGCCTCGCCCTGCCGGGCCTCGGCCTCCAGCCACTCCACCGTGGCCTGGTAGCGGTCCAGGTCCACCTCCTTGAGCTCCGGCCGGGCGGTGTCACCCCGGACCAGGGAGACGGTGTGGGTCCGCACCCAGGGCAAGCCCCGCACCAGGTCGAAGACCGGCGCCAGCTCCTCCTGGTTGTCCCGGCAGAAGACGGTGTTCACCCCCAGCTCGAAATGGGGGTAACGATCCAGAAGCGGGGCCAGGGCCTGGCCGGTGGCCAGCACCCGGGCAAGGGCTCCGGGCCGGCCCCGCAGCCGGTCGTGGAGCTCCGCCGGGCCGTCCAGGGACAGCTTCACCACCACGGTGCTCTCCGGGCAGGCCGCAAGGATCGCCTCCACCTGGGCGGGAATCCCTTCGGGATCGAGGCCGTTGGTGGGCAAAAGGATGATGGCCGGCCGGCAGTGCCGGTAGAAATGCCCCACGATCTCGGGCAGATCCGGCCGCAGAAAGATCTCGCCGCCGGACAGGGCCAGCCAGAGCAGCGGGCCGGCGGAGCGGGCCACCTGCTCCAGCTCGGTGGCGGACAGCTCCGGGGCCGGATCACTGGTCCGGGGCCGGGAGAGATAGAAGCAGAAGGGGCAGCGGGCGTTGCAGCGCCGGGTGACAAAGACGGTGAGATGGACCGGCCGGCGCTTCCAGAAGATCGCCGGCCAGTGGCGCCAGGGGGAAAAGCTCATCGGCCGCGGGCCAGGGCCCGGGCCTGGGCGAGGCCGAGGCAGGCGCCGGCGGCCACCGCCAGGGGGTAAAGGGTCAGATAGTAGAGGCTGGCCGAAAGGCCAAAGCCCGGCCCCCGGGCCCGGAAGAAGGCAGCCAAGAGCCGGCGGCTGACCGCCAGGTCCAGGCCCAGGGCGACCGCCCCGGCCCCCAGCCAGGCGGCGCTGCCGGACAAACCGGCCGCGGCCAGGGCGGCCAGAGCCGTCAGCACGGCAACGACGTTGGCCTTCAGCTCCAGGGAAGCGGTGCCGGAGTCGGCGAAAAGATCCCGGTTCACCAGGGAATAGGCGGTCCAGTACCGCGACTTGCGCACGGCGTTGGCCAGGGAGCGGGCCAGGGTGTAGTCGAAGACATGGCGCACCAGAAGCCGCGGCTCCATGACCAGCCGGAGGCCGGCCCGCCGCAGCCCATGGCTCAGGGCCACATCCTCCAGGATCGGCAGGCCCGGCTCGGGAAAGCCGCCATGGTCCGCCAGGTCCTGCCGGTGGATGACCATAGCGTGACTCGCGACATAGTCCGGTGCGGCCAGCCGCTTCGTTTCGGCGTGGTGGATGAAGATCGACTGGAAGGCGCTCCAGAAGCGATCGTCGGCCGGCAGCAGCGTGTAGGTGCCGCCCACCACCGTGCCCGGGCCGTGGGCCTGGGCGGCTGCCGCTGCCTGGGTCAGGGTCTCCGGCAGCACCAGACAGTCGGCATCGATGAAGAAGAGGATCGCGCTCCGGGCCGCGGCCGCCCCGGCATTGCGGGCCGCTGCTGCCCCCTGGTGGCCGGGCAGGCGGATGAGCTGGCAGGGATGGCGGGCAACCCGGGCCGCGGTATCGTCCGTGGAGCCGTCATCCACGACGATGACCTCCCGGGCCTGGCTGCGGCTGGCCGCCAGAGCCTGCAGGCAGCGGTCGATGCAGGCGCTGCCGTTGCGGACCGGAATGATCACCGACAGCGGCACGGGCGCGGCGGGGATCACGGCGCCCTGGCCCCGAACAGGCGGCCGACAAGCTCGGCCAGCTCCCCTTCCCCCACCCCGCCCAGGATGGCGGCCCGCAGCCGGTGCCCGGCGTCGAGGAACAGGGTCATGGGCTGGGCCTTGATGCCGAAGAGCTGGGCCAGATCGCCCTCCGGATCCCGGACCACCGGAAAGCCGACCGCCAGGTCCTGGACAAAGGCCCGCACCTCCTCCTCGGTCTGGCCGGTGTTGACATACAGGACCACGAGTCCCTGGTCCCGGTAC includes these proteins:
- a CDS encoding radical SAM protein translates to MSFSPWRHWPAIFWKRRPVHLTVFVTRRCNARCPFCFYLSRPRTSDPAPELSATELEQVARSAGPLLWLALSGGEIFLRPDLPEIVGHFYRHCRPAIILLPTNGLDPEGIPAQVEAILAACPESTVVVKLSLDGPAELHDRLRGRPGALARVLATGQALAPLLDRYPHFELGVNTVFCRDNQEELAPVFDLVRGLPWVRTHTVSLVRGDTARPELKEVDLDRYQATVEWLEAEARQGEARRYRFGGAGLKAAQDLLQRRLILATARQQQRLIPCYAGRLNLVLTETGMLFPCEAFHLPMGNIRETGGDLRPLLAAPRARRVLAAIDHGGCHCTHECYFLTNILFNPRLYPQLLKEYLATGGWGRRREGQG
- a CDS encoding TlpA disulfide reductase family protein codes for the protein MAWWWRRHGGWLFALAGLLAVAACSRPEDRPRLRLGDPAPPFTVRDLDGRPISLTGLAGRPVILRFWSTDCKFCRIDTPVFNRFFDQYRDQGLVVLYVNTGQTEEEVRAFVQDLAVGFPVVRDPEGDLAQLFGIKAQPMTLFLDAGHRLRAAILGGVGEGELAELVGRLFGARAP
- a CDS encoding glycosyltransferase; translated protein: MIPAAPVPLSVIIPVRNGSACIDRCLQALAASRSQAREVIVVDDGSTDDTAARVARHPCQLIRLPGHQGAAAARNAGAAAARSAILFFIDADCLVLPETLTQAAAAAQAHGPGTVVGGTYTLLPADDRFWSAFQSIFIHHAETKRLAAPDYVASHAMVIHRQDLADHGGFPEPGLPILEDVALSHGLRRAGLRLVMEPRLLVRHVFDYTLARSLANAVRKSRYWTAYSLVNRDLFADSGTASLELKANVVAVLTALAALAAAGLSGSAAWLGAGAVALGLDLAVSRRLLAAFFRARGPGFGLSASLYYLTLYPLAVAAGACLGLAQARALARGR
- the pyrF gene encoding orotidine-5'-phosphate decarboxylase, whose product is MKDIPLDERIIFALDFSDPELAKQWVARLDRHIRFFKVGLQLFLAGGWPVVDAIVERGNKVMVDLKFFDIPETVRLAVEQLRSHGVTFATVHGNDPIIRAAVASKGDVKILAVTVLTSYDEQDMREMGFTGSVSDLVLLRSRKALALRCDGVVSSALEAAKLRHELGSQFLVVTPGIRPGLNQDVIRKDDQKRIATAREAIMNGADHVVIGRPISTAADPLAQTDALQQEIAAALSNAS
- a CDS encoding PhnD/SsuA/transferrin family substrate-binding protein → MSLPRTRLARACALLGLLGCLLASSSPAAGVPPASFYYFNPDSPQSNLGLLKATMDGFLAEAGFPLSFQPFAHLTDFVQQLAAEPPAFLLLPSWYLERHGQDLGVRPLLAPVRQGSTSYRKVLVVARGTGPGLDGLRHRTLAMTTFGPKGRELLSEILFPAPEEPKPAFNIVVVPKDVDALFALALQHVDAALVVPENMEALAKVNPRLVQRVETVRATKPIPLPVLCYRPGVVSPERLAQLTRLFLAEETRPVRMPIMEMLGIDGWQEIPH
- a CDS encoding ABC transporter substrate binding protein, whose product is MAGRKSLISWLAALLLLGTCLAGSGWAAGPVVVLLSDDDQAYGAPLAAFNSELALPVQVFQLGGDVQRAPAVMGQILAARPALIFALGAKAAYVAKTWTADYPEIPVLFAMVLNWERYQLAEGQANVTGVALETGPGSLFAYLAMICPQAQRIGVVYSQEHSGQMVAEARVQAALLGLELVAEPLSRPQDLQPVVRGMEGRIDAFWIIPDPVLYTLDNIGWLTKRCVRDRLPCLGPSRSIASVGLLAAVDPDHTAIGHQAAAMARRLLAGEPARELGVEPPLGTRLILNTRTAGRIGLTLNREALGLSSEIIDGAGE